A portion of the Roseovarius sp. SCSIO 43702 genome contains these proteins:
- a CDS encoding YraN family protein: MTVTAMPRRTGRAPAAEALRARGLMAYLAGSAAEEQVRLEYLARGAVCLEQRWRGQAGEIDLIFRENGVVVFVEVKTSKTRDRAVESFRPAQMERVYAAGSEYLAHVPEGQLAEVRFDLATVDGVGRIEIMENAFGHF; this comes from the coding sequence ATGACGGTGACGGCGATGCCGCGACGGACCGGGCGGGCGCCTGCCGCGGAGGCGCTGAGGGCGCGCGGGCTCATGGCCTACCTCGCTGGAAGCGCGGCGGAGGAACAGGTTCGCCTCGAGTATCTTGCGCGCGGTGCGGTCTGCCTCGAGCAACGGTGGCGCGGGCAGGCCGGAGAAATCGACCTGATCTTCCGCGAGAATGGCGTGGTGGTCTTCGTCGAGGTCAAGACCTCGAAGACCCGCGACCGGGCCGTCGAAAGCTTCCGGCCCGCGCAGATGGAGCGGGTCTATGCGGCGGGGTCGGAATACCTAGCGCATGTGCCGGAAGGGCAATTGGCGGAGGTGCGCTTCGATCTGGCCACGGTAGACGGTGTGGGCCGGATCGAGATCATGGAAAACGCGTTCGGCCATTTCTGA
- the rsmI gene encoding 16S rRNA (cytidine(1402)-2'-O)-methyltransferase: MNPMVTRMPAGLYLVATPIGSARDITLRALDLLASCDVLVAEDTRSLRRLMEIHGVAPGGRPILSYHDHSGEAARARIMADIAAGRSVLYASEAGTPMIADPGFDLVRAVRDAGHEVTSAPGPSAVITALTLAGLPTDRFLFAGFLPSGASQRKSALEALAGVEATLVFYESPKRVAAMLRDASAVLGGQREGALCRELTKKFEEVLRGTLEELAAICAERTLKGEIVVVVGKGRAHATGEEDLREMLRAALETMSVRDAADAVAQATGAKRRSVYQLALSLASEGLG; encoded by the coding sequence ATGAATCCCATGGTCACGCGGATGCCCGCCGGCCTCTACCTCGTCGCGACGCCGATCGGCAGCGCGCGCGACATCACGCTGCGCGCGCTCGATCTCCTGGCGTCCTGCGATGTGCTGGTGGCCGAGGACACGAGAAGCCTGCGGCGGCTCATGGAGATCCACGGCGTCGCGCCGGGCGGGCGGCCGATCCTGTCCTACCACGATCACAGCGGCGAGGCCGCGCGGGCGCGGATCATGGCGGACATCGCGGCGGGAAGGTCAGTGCTTTATGCGTCGGAGGCCGGCACGCCGATGATCGCCGATCCGGGCTTCGATCTGGTGCGCGCGGTGCGCGATGCCGGCCACGAGGTGACGTCGGCGCCGGGCCCCTCGGCGGTGATCACGGCGCTCACGCTCGCCGGTCTGCCCACCGACAGGTTCCTCTTCGCGGGCTTCCTGCCGAGCGGGGCATCCCAGCGAAAATCCGCGCTCGAGGCGCTGGCCGGGGTCGAGGCGACGCTTGTCTTCTACGAATCACCCAAGCGCGTCGCGGCAATGCTGCGCGATGCCTCCGCGGTGCTGGGCGGGCAGCGGGAGGGGGCCCTGTGCCGCGAGCTTACCAAGAAATTCGAGGAGGTGCTGCGCGGGACGCTCGAGGAACTGGCCGCGATCTGCGCCGAGCGCACGCTCAAGGGCGAGATCGTGGTCGTCGTGGGAAAGGGACGAGCGCACGCGACCGGAGAGGAAGACCTCCGGGAGATGCTGCGCGCCGCGCTCGAGACGATGTCGGTGCGCGACGCGGCGGACGCGGTGGCGCAGGCCACGGGCGCGAAACGGCGCAGCGTCTACCAGTTGGCGCTGTCACTGGCGTCGGAGGGGCTGGGGTGA